A region of the Chryseobacterium cucumeris genome:
AGAAACCCTAAGAGACGGCGGCGTGGATAATCTTACAATCCGTGACAAATATCTGGAGAGAATTGATAAATCGGTAGAAAGACTGATCGCTATTGTGACAGATCTTGATATGATTAACAGGCTGGAAGCCGGTGAAATCAATCTTACCGTTTCAAAATTCGATGTGAATCTTCTGATCAAAGAGATTTTTGACCTTCTTGATCTTGAAGCTGAAAAACGAAATACAACATTACAAATTCAGACCCTTCATCCGCAGATTTTTGTGGAAGCCGATAAACAGAAAATCTCCCAGGTTTTTATTAATCTGATTTCCAATGCTATTCATTATGCCAACAGGCAGGAAGCAAAAGTGATCGTAAAAACCAGTGTCCTTAAAAATAAGGTTCTGATCGAAGTGATAGACAATGGAATGGGTATCAAATCTGAAATTCTTCCAAGAATCTTCGAAAGATTTTATCGTGTGGAAACCAGCAGAAGCAGAAGAGAAGGCGGCTCCGGACTTGGTCTGGCTATTGTAAAACACATCCTTGAAGCTCACAACGAAAACATTACGGTAGAAAGCGTTTACCTTGAAGGGACGAAGTTCAGTTTTATGCTTGAAAAAAGTAAATAATTCCGGCAAAATGTAAGAAAAAAAAATATTTTAAAAAATCCTGAAATATTTTTTTGTCACATGTCATTTATTATATATTTGCAACAGAGATTTATCATAATTATAAAGGCAAAAAGTAATTTAAGAAACTGATATGGTTTACAAAATCCGCGTAATATTAGATGCGAAAGAGGATATTTTCCGTGATGTCGAAGTTAAGGGAAAACAAACGTTATGGAACTTACATTTAGGAATTAAAAGTGCATTCAGTCTGCAGGGAGATGAACTTTCTACTTTTAATCTGTTGGAAGATGACGGAACGATCGTAAAAAGTGTCCCATTGGAAGATATGAGTGATGATGGTGATGGTGAGATCATGTCAGATGTTTACATTGATGAAGCTTTTGAAAATGTAGGTGACAAAGCGCAATTCCAGTATGGACTTCTTGATCTTTGGGAATTCTTCTGCGAGCTTGTGGAAGTAATTGAAGAAACAAAAGGCGTGAACTATCCGATCACCGTATACCGATTTGGAAATGTTCCATTAAAAGCTCCCAGCAAAAACGGAAGTGCCGGAGGTGGCAAAAAGAAATCAGCAATGCCATTGGTAGATGATGAGTTCGGTTTTGATGATGATTTCGTAGCGGGAGGAAACTTTTCAGATGAAGATGATGACAGCTTTGATGATGAGGAAGAAGAAGACTACAATGACGATGTCTTTGATGAGGAAGATGACAATGATGATGAAAGATAGTCAACAAAAATATCTCAGCCCTGGATTTTAATCCGGGGCTTTTTTATGGAGTTTTACTTATGCTTTTTTTACAGAATTTCTTTAAATTTTTATTTTGAAACATTAATATTGGTATTAAGTTGTTAATATAAGCTTCGCTTTAAGCTTAAAAATCAGAATGATTCATCTTAACTAGACTTTATTTCTTAAATCCTTCTTAATGGTTTTAATAGATCCAGCATTTTTTATAAGTCTAAATACTACTTATCCTTTTTCTCCAAAAACAATCCTTACTTTTGTTAAAAATAGTTTAATGAAAAAAATAATTTTGTTAGCTGTAATTGGTCTGGGAATTGTTTCCTGTACCACTCAAAAAAAAATCCGGAAGATGACAGAACTGCCAAAAGATTGGAAACATAATACAAATATTTACGAAGTAAACATAAGACAATACACTCAGGAAGGAACTTTCAAAGCATTTGCAAAAGAAATGCCCCGACTGAAATCTATGGGAGTAAAAACACTCTGGTTTATGCCTGTTACTCCGATTGCCCGGCAAAATAAAAAGGGAAGTCTGGGGAGTCCTTATGCCGCAGCAGATTATACTTCCATCAATCCTGAATTCGGAACCCTGCAGGATTTTAAAGATATGGTGAATGAAGCTCACAGGTTAGGATTCAAAGTAATCATCGACTGGGTAGCCAATCATACCGGCTGGGATCATCTATGGACAAAAACACATCCTGAATTTTATCTTAAAGATCCGGATGGAAAATTCCATATTGCTTCCGGAATGGATGATATTATTGAATTGGATTATAAAAACCAGGAAATGCGCCAGGCAATGATTGATGCTATGAAGTTCTGGGTACAGGAAACCAATATCGACGGTTTCCGGTGTGACCTTGCTTCATGGGTAGAAGTCGATTTCTGGGAACAGGCACGTCCTGAAGTGGAAAAAATAAAGCCTCTTTTCTGGTTGGGAGAATTTGATGAACTGGAAAGTCCGGAGTACGGTAAAGTTTTCGACGCCAGTTATTCCTGGAAATGGATGCATAAATCTGCTGACTATTACAAAAATAATGAACCTCTTCAGGAATTAAAAGATCTTCTGAGACAATATTCCAATATCGGAGACGCTTCAATGAGAGCCTGGTTTACCACCAATCACGATGAAAACTCATGGAACGGAACAGAATATGAAAAATACGGAGTCATTACAAAACCTATGGCAGTATTCTCTGCAACATGGAATGGCATTCCGTTATTATATTCCGGCCAGGAACTTCCAAATATGAAGAGATTGGAATTTTTCGAAAAAGATGCTATCAAATGGACCAATACCTATCAGGCTGCAGATTTCTATAAAACATTATTGGATTTAAAAACATCAAATCCTGCATTAAGAGGAGGTGATTCCAATGTGACCACCTATCTTCTTAATACGACAGCCAATGATAAAATTCTTGCTTATGTAAGGAAAAATGGGAAAGATGAAGTGCTGGTAGTCCTGAACATGTCAAAAGAACCGCTTAATTTCTCCATTGAAGACGAACATCTGTCCGGAACCTTCAGAAATGTTTTTGATAAAACCAAAAGAGATTTCAGCAATGGAAAAGATTTTAGTTTTAAGGTATCTGATTTTGCCGTATTTGAAAAGTAATATTTAAATCTTTGGCTTTATCTTAATGCATAGTCACTAAGCAGTACCTAATTCCCCTCCGCTGGAGGGGTGTCAAAATCTATGATTTTGACGGGGTGGTTTATCTGCCCGCAATAAAAAAGATCATCCAATGAACAAACAGGAAATAATCAATATCATTAAAGCAAAAGCCGCAGATAAAATCCGGTATTTTGAAAATCTTATTGCAGAAACACGGGCTTCCAACAATGACACCAAAAGCTCGATGGGTGATAAATATGAAACCGGAAGAGAAATGCTTCAGCAGGAAATCAATAACCTGCAGAGGCAGCTCAATGAAGTGTTGAATCAACAGGCTGTTTTGCAGAAAATAACTTCTGATCCTTCGGAAAAAGTTCAGAACGGAACATTGGTGAAAACCAATAAAGGAATGTTTTATGTTGCGGCGTCAATGGGAGAGATTATTGTTGAGAACCAGAAAATCATGACGGTTTCTGCAGAATCTCCTTTAGTGAAGGCTATGTTTGGCAAGAAAATGGGAGAGACATTTACCATCAACAATATCAGTCAGGATATTGAGCATATTTGGTAATAATCTTTAAAATAATATGAAAATTAAAAATTTATTTTTCCTTGCCTTTTTATTGGTAGGTTTGGCGGTCAATGCACAGGTTCGTGCCTCCGTTTCGTCAAAAACGTATGATCTGGAAACAGTTAAATTTACTGTAGATGGTTTTGTGTTTACACTTAATGCAGACGGGTCAATTGCTGATTTTAATGCTCCTGACCTGAATGGCAAGCTGGAATACTATGATGATCAGGTTTTTGATAAAGTGAAATATGGAAAACTTAAAAGCATTGGAAACGTTAAAATAGATTACTGGGAAGATTCTACTTTCACTAAGGAAAAAGCCGGTAAGCTGAAACGTTTAGGGAATATTTCCGTAGACTATTGGGAAGATTCTGCCTTTACTGAAGAAAAAGCAGGTAAGGTAAAGAAAATAGGAAATCTTGCTATAGATTATTGGCCTAATGATATCATAGATAACAGCAAGATGGGCAAGCTGAAAACGATAGGATCTATTGTGATAGATTATGGAGCAAAAGACGTGATTGATCAGAGTAAGTATAAAAAGCTTGTAAAATTCGGTCCTGTGAGTCTTGATTATTATACTGATAGTTTTATAGACGAAAACAGAAACGGACAGCTGAAATCCATTAACGGAAACAGTGAAAAAATTAGTGTCTCTGTATTGTAATCCATCTGTTGTCTTAATTGGCTGAGAGTGTAGTCTATACATTCATTTATCGAAAAAAACATAAATCTCTTATAAAAAGTATCCATAGGCAGGATGCTTTTTTTTTACTAAATTTGGTCCATAAATTCCTTATCAAAATGCAAAACTACCTGGACCTTTTACAGCATATTTTAGACAACGGAACTGATAAAACAGATAGAACAGGCACCGGAACAAGAAGTGTTTTCGGATATCAGCTGAGATATGATCTGTCTAAAGGATTTCCCTTGGTAACGACGAAAAAAGTGCATTTGAAATCCATTATCTATGAGTTGCTTTGGTTCCTGAAAGGAGATACCAATATTAAGTATCTTAATGATAACGGGGTAAGCATCTGGGATGAATGGGCAGATGAAAATGGAAATCTGGGACCTGTTTATGGTGCACAATGGAGAAGCTGGAATGGAGCAGACGGAAAAGTAGTAGACCAGATTACAGAAGTAATTGACCAGATCAAAAAAAATCCGGATTCCAGAAGACTTATCGTATCAGCATGGAATGTTGCAGAAATTCCTAACATGGCTTTGGCTCCTTGTCATGCCTTGTTCCAGTTCTACGTAGCTGATGGTAAATTATCGCTGCAGCTGTATCAGAGAAGTGCAGATGTTTTCCTTGGTGTACCGTTCAATATTGCAAGTTATGCATTGCTGCTGATGATGGTAGCTCAGGTATGTGATCTTGAAGTAGGGGATTATGTTCACAGTTTTGGAGATGTTCATATTTATAACAATCATTTTGAACAGGTAAACAGACAGCTTGGAAGAGAACCACGATCACTTCCTACAATGAAATTAAATCCTGACGTTAAAAATATCTTTGATTTCGATTTCGAGGACTTTACGCTGGAAAATTATGATCCGCATCCGGGGATCAAAGCTCCTGTAGCCATTTAATTTTTTATATCTTTTTATTTTTTAAATTTACTTCTATTACTTTCATGTGAATAGATGATATTGTCTGTGGTCATAAGTCAGGGAATTAGAATATAAATCCTTTACTACGCTTTCTTTTGGCAATAGTTTCTTACATTTGGAAGAACAATGCCCGTTCACCGGATTTCTTTTGTAAGATGATCCGTTGGGAGGCAATATATCATAAATGTCAAATGCTTAAGAACAGATTATGAAGTATTTAAAAATTAATATTGAAGAAAATGCAGATATTGAAGTACTGAAGAATGCTGTACTTCAGCTGAAAGGTGTGGCATCCGCAGAAATAGTGGATGACGAAAATCCGGAAAGTGAACTCAAAAAAGCGTTTGCAAAAACGAAGGAACAACTTAAAAAGGGCGACTATGAAACCCTTGTTAATGATATTTTCGACATCATCATAAAAAAATAATTCTAAAAAATAATAAAGCAGACCGATGAGAAAGGCTATTTTATCAATTGCTATACTTGGAATTTTATTTTCCGCCAATGTATCAGCACAAACCGAAACTTCAGGAAGAGAAAAAGTATACAGAGCTACCCACACGAAAGTAACGGAGCTTAAGCACACAAAACTGAAAGTGAATTTCGATTATCAGAAAGAACAGATGAATGGGGAAGAATGGCTTACCGCTTCACCTTACTTCTATGCCACCAATGAGCTTACCCTTGATGCAAAAGGAATGCTGATTCATGAAGTGGCTCTTGATAACAACGGTAAAAAGTCTCCTTTAAAATACGAATACAAAGATGATGTTCTAAAAATTACGCTGGATAAAACTTATCAGAGAAATCAGGATTATACCGTTTACATCAAATATACCTCCCGCCCGAATGAAGTGAAACAACAGGGAAGTATGGCAATCAATGATGCAAAGGGTTTGTATTTCATAAACGCTCAGGGAACAGATCCCAACACACCAACACAAATCTGGACACAGGGAGAAACAGAATCTTCTTCAGCATGGTTTCCTACTATTGATAAACCCAACCAAAAGACAACACAGGAAATCTTTATGACAGTTCCTGATAAATATGTAACGCTTTCCAACGGTCTTATGAAAGATTCTAAAAAAGAATCCAACGGACTTAGAACCGATCATTGGGTGATGGACAAGAGACATTCTACTTATCTTTTCTTTATGGGCGTTGGAGAATATGCCATCGTAAAAGACAAATGGAAAAACATTCCTGTTGATTATTATATTGAAAAGGAATACGAGCCTTATGCTAAACAGATCTACGGAAATACTCCGGAAATGATCGACTTTTTCTCCAAAAAGCTGAATTATGACTATCCATGGGCGAAATATGCCCAGATTTCCGGAAGAGATTATGTAAGTGGTGCAATGGAAAATACCACAGCCACTCTTCATGGAAGTGATATCCTTCAGAAACCCGGTCAGCTTATCGATGAAAATACATGGGAAGATACCATTGCCCATGAACTGTTCCATCATTGGTTTGGAGATCTGGTAACGGCAGAAAGCTGGAGCAACCTTACCGTCAATGAATCTTTTGCTAACTATTCCGAATACCTTTGGAATGAATACAAATATGGAAAAGACCAGGCAGATTATCACCTGATGACGGATGTGAATAATTATCTTCATAATCCGTCCGATTTTAATAAAAATCTGGTGAGATTCAATTACGAATCCCGTGAAGATGTTTTTGATCTTGTAACATACCAGAAAGGAGGTGGCATTTTAAATATGCTGAGAAACTATCTTGGAGATGATGCCTTCTTTGCCGGAATGAATGATTATCTGAAAACCAATGAATACCAAAATGCTGAAGCCCACCAATTAAGATTGTCTTTTGAAAAAGTTTCCGGGAAAGACTTAAACTGGTTCTTTAATCAATGGTATTTTGGAAGCGGAAACCCAAAGATTAATTATTCATCCACCTTTGAACCGGTAAAAAAACAGGTTGCCGTAACCATTAATCAAACTCAGGAAAAACCATTTGAATTTCCTCTGGCTATTGATGTCTATGACAATGGAAAACCTAAAAGATATAATGTCTGGGTAAATGCAGAAGCAAAAAATACATTCAGTTTTGATGTTTCTAAAACACCGGATCTTGTCAATATCAACGCAGACGGAGTTTTACTTGCTGATATTACGGATACTAAAACTCCGGAACAGAATCTGATGCAGTTTACCAACTCCAAGGAATTTAAAAGCAGATATCTGGCTCTAAACGGAATTAAAGATCAGGCCGGGAAAAACCCTGCAGCTGTAAAATTATTGGCTGCTGCATTAAAAGATCCTTTCTTCAGAGTAAGAAAAAAAGCATTAAACTTAATGGACCTTACTAATCCTGAACAAATGAAAGCATTGGGTGCTGAAGTTGAAAAACTGGCTTCCAATGATCCTAAAACATTGGTACAAGCGGCAGCTATTACGGCTTTAGGAAAAACAAAAGATAAAAAATACCTTCCTTTATTTGAAAAAGGTGTAAATGCTGTTTCAAATGCAGTAAAAGGAAGTTCAATGGGTGCGCTTCTTTCTATTGATCCGTCAAGAGCAAACAGTCTTGCTGATAAAATTGATATGAAAGGTGCTTCAGAAGAATTGCAGGCACAATTGCTTCCTGTTATTGTAAAGAACAGAATTACTTCACAGATAGAAAATATTGCACCTCTTGCCACTTTTTATCCATTCATTAAATTCCAGAATCCGGAATTGGGAAAAGCAGCAGAAGACGGTTTCAACTGGATCATGACTTCCGATAACCTGAAAGCTACTGAAAGTGTCACTAAAATAGCAGGATATGCCAAAAACCAAATGGCAGGCAATCCACAGGCTAAAATGATGATGGTTCAGACGCTGAAAGATGGCTTGAGCAAAAAAATGGAACTGCTGAAACAGAATCCGCAAAACGCCGCAAGTATCAACAAGCAGATTGATGTCATCAATAAAGCAATTGAAAATTATAAGTAAAATAGATAAAGCCGGCAAATATGCCGGCTTTCTTTTACTGTTAAAGGTTTCTGGATTACTGTATTATATTTTAAAACGCATTGGTTTTTAATGATGTTGCAAAAATTAGCATTTTTTACCACTGTTTTTTGCATTATCTTTCATAAATTCGTTTAAAATTTAGACAATTATGAGTTTTGGAATTGAAGCAGCGGGTTATTATGTGCCTGGTTTATATTTGGAGATTAAGGATTTAGCAGAAAAAAGAGGGATAGAGCCGGCGAAATTGGAAAAAGGCCTGGGTCTTCATAAAATGGGACTTTCTGATGTTCACGAAGACGCT
Encoded here:
- a CDS encoding thymidylate synthase produces the protein MQNYLDLLQHILDNGTDKTDRTGTGTRSVFGYQLRYDLSKGFPLVTTKKVHLKSIIYELLWFLKGDTNIKYLNDNGVSIWDEWADENGNLGPVYGAQWRSWNGADGKVVDQITEVIDQIKKNPDSRRLIVSAWNVAEIPNMALAPCHALFQFYVADGKLSLQLYQRSADVFLGVPFNIASYALLLMMVAQVCDLEVGDYVHSFGDVHIYNNHFEQVNRQLGREPRSLPTMKLNPDVKNIFDFDFEDFTLENYDPHPGIKAPVAI
- a CDS encoding sensor histidine kinase, which gives rise to MKFYRLTLVASCLLTLVMLLLVVVFDSLKDIYYETPLFKTGLFICIILIFMINCVVLELLFNYYGRKQVKGLSGILPQEMVHDNDENITIKELGERFSDLNQQRASEIDMMKEMESYRKEYIGNVSHELKTPLFSIQGYVETLRDGGVDNLTIRDKYLERIDKSVERLIAIVTDLDMINRLEAGEINLTVSKFDVNLLIKEIFDLLDLEAEKRNTTLQIQTLHPQIFVEADKQKISQVFINLISNAIHYANRQEAKVIVKTSVLKNKVLIEVIDNGMGIKSEILPRIFERFYRVETSRSRREGGSGLGLAIVKHILEAHNENITVESVYLEGTKFSFMLEKSK
- a CDS encoding M1 family metallopeptidase — protein: MRKAILSIAILGILFSANVSAQTETSGREKVYRATHTKVTELKHTKLKVNFDYQKEQMNGEEWLTASPYFYATNELTLDAKGMLIHEVALDNNGKKSPLKYEYKDDVLKITLDKTYQRNQDYTVYIKYTSRPNEVKQQGSMAINDAKGLYFINAQGTDPNTPTQIWTQGETESSSAWFPTIDKPNQKTTQEIFMTVPDKYVTLSNGLMKDSKKESNGLRTDHWVMDKRHSTYLFFMGVGEYAIVKDKWKNIPVDYYIEKEYEPYAKQIYGNTPEMIDFFSKKLNYDYPWAKYAQISGRDYVSGAMENTTATLHGSDILQKPGQLIDENTWEDTIAHELFHHWFGDLVTAESWSNLTVNESFANYSEYLWNEYKYGKDQADYHLMTDVNNYLHNPSDFNKNLVRFNYESREDVFDLVTYQKGGGILNMLRNYLGDDAFFAGMNDYLKTNEYQNAEAHQLRLSFEKVSGKDLNWFFNQWYFGSGNPKINYSSTFEPVKKQVAVTINQTQEKPFEFPLAIDVYDNGKPKRYNVWVNAEAKNTFSFDVSKTPDLVNINADGVLLADITDTKTPEQNLMQFTNSKEFKSRYLALNGIKDQAGKNPAAVKLLAAALKDPFFRVRKKALNLMDLTNPEQMKALGAEVEKLASNDPKTLVQAAAITALGKTKDKKYLPLFEKGVNAVSNAVKGSSMGALLSIDPSRANSLADKIDMKGASEELQAQLLPVIVKNRITSQIENIAPLATFYPFIKFQNPELGKAAEDGFNWIMTSDNLKATESVTKIAGYAKNQMAGNPQAKMMMVQTLKDGLSKKMELLKQNPQNAASINKQIDVINKAIENYK
- a CDS encoding alpha-amylase family glycosyl hydrolase, encoding MKKIILLAVIGLGIVSCTTQKKIRKMTELPKDWKHNTNIYEVNIRQYTQEGTFKAFAKEMPRLKSMGVKTLWFMPVTPIARQNKKGSLGSPYAAADYTSINPEFGTLQDFKDMVNEAHRLGFKVIIDWVANHTGWDHLWTKTHPEFYLKDPDGKFHIASGMDDIIELDYKNQEMRQAMIDAMKFWVQETNIDGFRCDLASWVEVDFWEQARPEVEKIKPLFWLGEFDELESPEYGKVFDASYSWKWMHKSADYYKNNEPLQELKDLLRQYSNIGDASMRAWFTTNHDENSWNGTEYEKYGVITKPMAVFSATWNGIPLLYSGQELPNMKRLEFFEKDAIKWTNTYQAADFYKTLLDLKTSNPALRGGDSNVTTYLLNTTANDKILAYVRKNGKDEVLVVLNMSKEPLNFSIEDEHLSGTFRNVFDKTKRDFSNGKDFSFKVSDFAVFEK
- a CDS encoding IS1096 element passenger TnpR family protein, with amino-acid sequence MVYKIRVILDAKEDIFRDVEVKGKQTLWNLHLGIKSAFSLQGDELSTFNLLEDDGTIVKSVPLEDMSDDGDGEIMSDVYIDEAFENVGDKAQFQYGLLDLWEFFCELVEVIEETKGVNYPITVYRFGNVPLKAPSKNGSAGGGKKKSAMPLVDDEFGFDDDFVAGGNFSDEDDDSFDDEEEEDYNDDVFDEEDDNDDER